The genomic stretch TCGTTTCTTCCGTCGCCTATCCTTTCTGGATGACCCAATTGGCGGAAAACGCCGAAGCGGTGAAAAACGGCGCCGAGGCGACCGGGATCGTCACCGAGCCCTTCTTCCACATGTTTACCCATATCGGCGGTTCCGGTACGACCTTGGGCTTGACGATTTTGATGCTGTTTTCCGCGTCCGCGCAAATCCGGCAAGTCGGAAAAACGGCCATCATTCCGGCGTTGTTTAACATTAACGAACCGGTCATTTTCGGTCTGCCGATCGTCCTGAACCCGCTGATGATCATTCCCTTTATCTTGGGTCCGGCGATCGTCGTCACGTTAAACTACATCCTGTTTGCGACGGGCATCCTTCCTCCGGTCATTTTGCAGCCGCCGTTTACGGTGCCGATTTTCTTCGGCGGTTTTATCGCCACCGGCGGATCCGTGCTCGCCGGATTGGTGCAAATCGTGAATGTTCTGATCGCCACTGCGGTTTATTATCCGTTCTTCAAACGCTATGAAAAACAGCTGGCGGAAAGTGAAAAGGCCAATGCCGAACAAGCCGCGGCGGAATAATCCGCCGCGGAATCAGCAACAGCTTTGAATCTGCAGCATTTAGGAGTGGATGGAATGAATTATGAAGAGACGATGATGCAGCTGATCCTCCATGGCGGAAACGCCAGGGGGGCGGCTTATGAAGCCTTGGATAAGGCGGAGGAATATCAATTTGACGAAGCGGAAAAATTGCTCCAGGAGGCCCACGAAGAATTTTTAAAGGCCCATAAGTTTCAAACCCAGCTGATCCAAAGCCAGGAGGAAGGGACGGTCCCGAGCTTTTTCATGATCCATGCCCAGGACCATGTCATGACCGCCCAGGCGGAACTGCAGCTGATTAAGCGGCTGATCCGCCAGATCCGGCAGATCGAAAAGTTCGAAAAGCGCCTGGAGGAATTGGAAAAGAAGCTTGGGCAAAACGAATAGGAGCAGGCAAGGAATCGCGGGCTCCTACTGCAGAAAACCCGGAAGACCTCCGGGTTTTTTGTTTTTTCTGAATGGATAAGAAACGATCGGCGAAAAAAGAATGTATCCGGCGGGGCGCCCGGCAAAAGAAGGGGCGGAAGTCCGGCAAGGGCGGGGGAATGCCGGGGGCGGCACAAATCCGTTGGCGAGAGTGATGGGCCGGTGTGACAGCGGGTGAACCGGAGGACGAAAGGGGGACTTCGGCAGGAAATCCGGGATCGCTGTCGAAAGGCTATCCCAGGGAGGGGGGATTCCATGAAAAAGGAAGATTTCGTGAAGGAACTGCAATTTTTGCACAAAAATTTGTCCCATTATTTGACCTATTGGCCCGCCGGGAAGGAGGTATGGAAACCGGCGGAAAATTCCTTTTCGTTGCTGGAGCTGGCCTGCCATCTGTATCATCTTCCCGGGGACTATGCCCTGATTTTGGGCGGAAAGCTGAAGGAACTGGAAGAAAAATCAACCGGGGAACGGGAAGAGAAGGGAGCGGACGATTTAAGGGCGGTGCTGGATCACGGCATGGCGGCCCTGTTTTCCGCGATGGCTTCCTTGTCCGATGAGGAATGGGAGACAAAACGGTTCCCCTGTCCGTTTTATCCTTCGGCGACGGCCAAAAAACATCTGTTTCAACTGATTACTCATATGCACCATCATCGCGGCCAGTTCCACCTGTATCTCAAACAGTTGGGACAGCCGGTAGACACGGGAACCGTTTATTACGGCCAGACGGAGGAACAATTTTCGTAAGGAGAAACAGAACAAGCCGGCCAATCCGTGATAGAGAAGGAATTTTTCTAAAGGAAAGCCGGGCGACCAAAGGGCCTGGCACCCCGGGCGGAAACGCGCTTCCCGGGCAGCGGCGTCCGCCGGTTCCGCCCGGGATCGAACGATGAAGTCCAAGAAATTTGCATGAAAAGTAGCGAATGGGAAAGGGGTCGTATTGCCAAGACCCGAGTCCGCCGTGCGGGTCACAAAAAATTCGATCGAATGCCGGGAAAAATGAATGATGCCGGTCCCGTCCTTGCTTTTTGCAAGTCCGGTCCGGCTTTTTTTTTTAAAGGGAGACGCCGGAAACGAGGCGGTACGTCCCGTTTTTGACCCGGGCGACCCGGGATTGCCCGGTCCCCCTGATTTCGCAGAAAAACGGACGGCCGCCCTTCCCGGAAATCTCATAAAAACGAAGTTCCACCCCGACTGCAGGCAAAGCGAGATAAGGGCCGTATTCGTCCTGCCCGGAAGCGGCGCCGGCATCTGTCCCGAACAGGCGGACGAACTTCCGGAGCGCGTTTTCCGGCCGTTCCGCGGCGTATCCGATCACGGAAAGGGAAGGTTTCGCCCCGCCGTGGATCATGAACTTTCCCAATCCGGCCTCCCTTTCCCTTTCATCGGCGCCCCATTGGATAAAGAAAGGATAACGGCAGTCGTCCTCCTTCTCATCCCGGACAAACAGCATGGACCAGGTCAAGGGCCTTCCGTCCTTTCCCCGCCGGCTTCCGGGAAAGGGGCCGACCGGCTGCAAGCCCCTGCTTTTTAAAATTTCTTCCGTCTCCTTGATGTCCCGCGTCCGGATGGCGATTTGGGAAAACCCTTCCCCGTCTTTCGCGTCCTTGACGATTTGCCGGATGAGGGGATTGCCGCTTCTTTCCGCCCGTTCCCTGTCGGCGAAGCCGATCCATTCGATGTATCTTAAATCCCGGAAATAGCAGAGACAATTGTAGGTCCCCCATTCTTCGTGCCTTCCGCCCTCGATCGCCTGAAAACCAAGCCCCGCAAAACTTTCCTTCGCCTCTTCCGGTCGAAGGGTGAAATGCACGAGATGATCGAATTTCCAGTCCAACGCTTCCCCCGCCTTTCCGTTATGTCTTTTGCTTTCATATTAAAACAATTTCCGGAAAAAAATCCACTCCGGGGACTGTTTTGTCCGGAGCGGGCGCCGGTTGTTTCGTTCCGGAGAAAAGGAAAATCCCCCCGCCGTCCGTTAAATTCCCGCAATCCTTGCGGGGAAACATCGGCGGAAAGCCTGAAAGGAACGGATCCGCCGTCCAGAATTTCCGCAAATTTCCGGACAAAAAGAACGGATGGCTCCCGCGATCCGCCCGCAGGCGGGTTTCCCTTTCCGGAGGGGGAAGATTTAAAAAAATTTGAAGGTTTGCGTGCCGGGAATTGGTTCCGCCCGATCCTTTTTGTAAAATAAATATAGATTCAAAAAAGGGGGAAATGACGTGAAGAAAACATTGCAGGGGACAACCGTCCTACATAATGGCGTGAAGATGCCCTATTTCGGTTTCGGTACGTACAAGGTAAAGGAAGGGGAAGAAGTCTACAACGCCGTTAGGACCGCTTTGGAAACCGGATACCGCCTGATCGATACGGCCGCCCTTTACGAAAATGAAGAAGGGGTTGGCCGCGCCATCCGGGACAGCGGCATCCCGCGGGAAGAGATCTTTGTCACGACGAAGGTCTGGAACAGCGACCAAGGCTATGATTCCACATTACGGGCCTTTGAAACCAGTCTGAAAAAATTGGATATCGGCTATATCGACCTGTATTTGATCCATTGGGCGGTCAAAGGGAAATACTTGGACACGTGGAAGGCCCTTGTCGAGCTGTATAAGGAAGGAAGGGTCCGGGCGATCGGCGTCAGCAATTTCCAAATCCATCATTTGCAAGACATCATGGATCATTTTGATGAAATTCCGACGGTCAACCAAGTGGAGCTCCATCCCTATTTGACCCAGGAGGAACTGCGGGAATTTTGCGCCAAGCACAATATCAAGGTGGAGGCCTGGTCGCCCCTCGGCCGCGGCCGGCTTTTGGATCTCCCCGAATTGAAGCGGATCGCCGAGAAGTACGGGAAGACGCCGGCCCAAGTGGTTTTGAGATGGCATGTGCAAAATGACATCATCGTCATCCCGAAGTCGGTCCATCCGGAGCGGATTAAAGAAAATGCCGATATCTTCGATTTCGAACTGAGCGACGAGGATATGGCGGCGATCAACCGCCTGAACCGGAACGAACGTTTCGGCAAAGACCCGGATCATGTGGACTTCTGATTGCCGTTAAAAAAAGAGCGGAGGATTTTTCCGCTCTTTTCCTTTGTCTTTTCCGGGTTTCCGCGGCTATCCCTTTGCAACCGGCGGGGCGTTTGAGGCGTTCCCCGCCTTTTTCTTTTCCGCCGAAAAATCCGGATGCCGCATTTCCGGGTCCTTCAGCATCCGAGGGATATGCGAAGATGTGAACGTCCGAATTTCGCCAGGCAATCCCGGTAAAATGTCAAATCCGGCCCTGCTTTCTTCGCCAAAACTTGCCGCTCGATCACCTTTTCGCCGAGCCAGTTCATCCTTTCGGCCATTCCATCTTTTTTATTCCGCGGTTGTTCCGTTTTGCTCCATACCCTTCCAGCGGAAAATCGGCGGATCGTCCACATAAGGGGCCTCCACCTCGATGGTCTCTCCGGAGAAAGGATGGACGAAGGTCAAAAATTTGGCGTGGAGGGCCTGCCGCGGGAACACGGGCTTGCCTCCGTACAACACGTCCCCGGCCAAGGGATGGCCGATATAGGAAAAATGGACGCGGATTTGGTGGGTGCGTCCCGTCTGCAGGCGGCAGGAAACGATGCTCAAATCCCGGCCGGCATCGTAGCCGATCGCCTCATAGCAGGTAACGGCCTCCCTGCCCGTTCGGGAAACCCTCCGTTTGGACGGATGATGCCGGTCGCGGCCGATTTTTTCCGCAATGGTCCCCCGGCTGTTTTTGAGCCTGCCGTGGACGATGGCATAATAGGTCCGCTTGATTTTTCCCGAAGCCAGTTGTCGGTCGAGGAGGGCCTTCGCCAGCGGGTGTTTGGCGAAAAGAACCGCCCCCGTCGTATCCTTGTCCAGCCGGTGGACCGCCTGGATATAGCGGCTGTCCCCCTTTTTCGCCAGATAACCGGCAAGTATGTTGGACAAAGTGCCTTCGACCGTTTTTCCGTCCGGATGGATCAGCATGTTTGCCTTTTTGTTGGCAACGAGCAAATGCTCATCTTCGTAAAGGATCGAAACTTCCCCTTCCGACGGGACGATTTTCGCCGACGGTTCCGCAAAGATCGGCAGGGTCAGCTCGTCGTTTTCCTGCAGCCGGTCGGAAAATCGTCCCGATTTGCCGTTCAGCGACAGCCGGCCGCTCATCCGGTACAGATGGAGGAATTTTCGCGGGA from Caldibacillus debilis DSM 16016 encodes the following:
- a CDS encoding PTS lactose/cellobiose transporter subunit IIA, encoding MNYEETMMQLILHGGNARGAAYEALDKAEEYQFDEAEKLLQEAHEEFLKAHKFQTQLIQSQEEGTVPSFFMIHAQDHVMTAQAELQLIKRLIRQIRQIEKFEKRLEELEKKLGQNE
- a CDS encoding DinB family protein, whose amino-acid sequence is MKKEDFVKELQFLHKNLSHYLTYWPAGKEVWKPAENSFSLLELACHLYHLPGDYALILGGKLKELEEKSTGEREEKGADDLRAVLDHGMAALFSAMASLSDEEWETKRFPCPFYPSATAKKHLFQLITHMHHHRGQFHLYLKQLGQPVDTGTVYYGQTEEQFS
- a CDS encoding VOC family protein, whose amino-acid sequence is MDWKFDHLVHFTLRPEEAKESFAGLGFQAIEGGRHEEWGTYNCLCYFRDLRYIEWIGFADRERAERSGNPLIRQIVKDAKDGEGFSQIAIRTRDIKETEEILKSRGLQPVGPFPGSRRGKDGRPLTWSMLFVRDEKEDDCRYPFFIQWGADEREREAGLGKFMIHGGAKPSLSVIGYAAERPENALRKFVRLFGTDAGAASGQDEYGPYLALPAVGVELRFYEISGKGGRPFFCEIRGTGQSRVARVKNGTYRLVSGVSL
- a CDS encoding aldo/keto reductase — translated: MKKTLQGTTVLHNGVKMPYFGFGTYKVKEGEEVYNAVRTALETGYRLIDTAALYENEEGVGRAIRDSGIPREEIFVTTKVWNSDQGYDSTLRAFETSLKKLDIGYIDLYLIHWAVKGKYLDTWKALVELYKEGRVRAIGVSNFQIHHLQDIMDHFDEIPTVNQVELHPYLTQEELREFCAKHNIKVEAWSPLGRGRLLDLPELKRIAEKYGKTPAQVVLRWHVQNDIIVIPKSVHPERIKENADIFDFELSDEDMAAINRLNRNERFGKDPDHVDF
- a CDS encoding RluA family pseudouridine synthase — encoded protein: MEQGPPIQSYFKVTIPKEWAGMTVEQLLKEIWNFPRKFLHLYRMSGRLSLNGKSGRFSDRLQENDELTLPIFAEPSAKIVPSEGEVSILYEDEHLLVANKKANMLIHPDGKTVEGTLSNILAGYLAKKGDSRYIQAVHRLDKDTTGAVLFAKHPLAKALLDRQLASGKIKRTYYAIVHGRLKNSRGTIAEKIGRDRHHPSKRRVSRTGREAVTCYEAIGYDAGRDLSIVSCRLQTGRTHQIRVHFSYIGHPLAGDVLYGGKPVFPRQALHAKFLTFVHPFSGETIEVEAPYVDDPPIFRWKGMEQNGTTAE